One genomic region from Amblyraja radiata isolate CabotCenter1 chromosome 17, sAmbRad1.1.pri, whole genome shotgun sequence encodes:
- the plekhf1 gene encoding pleckstrin homology domain-containing family F member 1, whose protein sequence is MGEHLVNTEVNAERIAAVESCFGASGHPLGVPGRVLVGEGVLTKMCRKKPKARVFFLFNDVLVYGTVLVYKRRYTGQHLLPLDTVSVEDLPDSESQSHRWMIKTRQKSFVVCAATAPEKADWLHHIAECVQRLLQRTGQQPCIQHAAPWIQDSVTEICMRCTHTRFSALVRRHHCRNCGFVVCRSCSKQRLLLPHLSAKPLRVCTLCYRQLVAEAKPGQAGNAGGAGAGAGQSGQDGDGDEDDDRDGGRDSDDERAATWSGQQQFFDTDRSWSSFHM, encoded by the coding sequence ATGGGGGAGCATTTGGTGAACACGGAGGTGAACGCTGAGCGGATTGCCGCGGTGGAGAGCTGCTTCGGGGCGAGCGGCCACCCACTGGGCGTGCCGGGCCGGGTGCTGGTGGGCGAGGGGGTGTTGACCAAGATGTGCCGCAAGAAGCCGAAGGCGCGGGTCTTTTTCCTGTTCAACGACGTGCTGGTGTACGGGACGGTGCTGGTGTACAAGCGCCGCTACACGGGGCAACACCTGCTGCCGCTGGACACGGTCAGCGTGGAGGATCTGCCCGACAGCGAGAGCCAGAGCCACCGCTGGATGATCAAGACGCGGCAGAAATCCTTCGTGGTGTGCGCCGCCACCGCGCCGGAGAAGGCGGACTGGCTGCACCACATCGCCGAGTGTGTGCAGCGCTTGCTGCAGCGGACGGGGCAGCAGCCGTGCATCCAGCACGCCGCGCCCTGGATCCAGGACAGTGTGACTGAGATCTGTATGCGTTGCACACACACTCGGTTCAGCGCCCTGGTGCGCCGACACCACTGCCGCAACTGTGGCTTTGTCGTCTGCCGCTCCTGCTCCAAGCAGCGGCTGCTGCTGCCGCACCTGTCCGCCAAGCCGCTGCGGGTCTGCACGCTGTGCTACAGGCAGCTGGTGGCGGAGGCGAAGCCGGGGCAGGCGGGGAACGCGGGCGGAGCGGGTGCAGGAGCGGGACAGTCAGGacaggacggggacggggacgagGACGATGACAGGGACGGGGGCCGGGACAGCGATGATGAGAGAGCAGCAACATGGTCCGGGCAGCAACAATTCTTCGACACAGATCGCTCCTGGTCCTCCTTCCACATGTAG